A stretch of Phragmites australis chromosome 12, lpPhrAust1.1, whole genome shotgun sequence DNA encodes these proteins:
- the LOC133886880 gene encoding ATP-citrate synthase alpha chain protein 2, with protein MARKKIREYDSKRLLKEHLKRLAGIDLQILSAQITQSTDFAELVNQQPWLSSTKLVVKPDMLFGKRGKSGLVALNLDFDQVKEFVKERLGVEVEMGGCKAPITTFIVEPFVPHDQEYYLSIVSERLGSTISFSECGGIEIEENWDKVKTIFLPTEKPMTPDACAPLIATLPLEARGKIGDFIKGVFAVFQDLDFSFLEMNPFTMVNGEPYPLDMRGELDDTAAFKNFKKWGNIEFPLPFGRVLSSTESFIHELDEKTSASLKFTVLNRKGRIWTMVAGGGASVIYADTVGDLGYASELGNYAEYSGAPNEEEVLHYARVVLDCATADPDGRKRALLIGGGIANFTDVAATFNGIIRALREKESKLQASRMHIYVRRGGPNYQSGLAKMRKLGAELGVPIEVYGPEATMTGICKQAIECIMSAA; from the exons ATTACACAATCAACAGACTTTGCAGAGCTTGTGAACCAGCAGCCATGGTTGTCCTCCACAAAGTTGGTTGTGAAGCCTGATATGCTGTTTGGGAAGCGTGGGAAGAGTGGCCTGGTGGCCCTAAACCTTGATTTTGATCAGGTCAAGGAGTTCGTGAAGGAGCGGCTGGGAGTAGAG GTTGAGATGGGTGGCTGCAAGGCTCCAATTACGACCTTCATCGTTGAGCCATTTGTGCCCCACGATCAAGAGTACTATTTATCGATTGTGTCGGAGAGGTTGGGCAGCACCATTAGCTTCTCGGAGTGTGGAGGGATTGAGATCGAGGAGAACTGGGACAAGGTTAAGACAATCTTTCTTCCCACTGAGAAGCCAATGACACCTGATGCATGCGCTCCCTTGATTGCCACCCTTCCACTGGAG GCTCGCGGAAAAATTGGTGATTTCATTAAAGGAGTGTTTGCTGTCTTCCAAG ACTTGGATTTCTCATTTCTTGAGATGAACCCATTTACCATGGTGAATGGGGAGCCATATCCTCTGGACATGAGAGGAGAATTAGATGACACAGCAGCtttcaagaacttcaagaa GTGGGGAAATATAGAATTCCCCTTACCGTTTGGAAGAGTACTCAGCTCTACAGAAAGTTTTATCCATGAACTAGATGAGAAG ACAAGCGCCTCTCTGAAGTTCACAGTATTGAACCGAAAGGGACGCATCTGGACAATGGTTGCTGGAGGTGGTGCCAGTGTCATATACGCTGATACA GTTGGAGATTTGGGATATGCTTCAGAGCTAGGAAATTATGCAGAATATAGTGGTGCTCCCAATGAGGAGGAAGTTCTGCATTATGCTAGAGTAGTACTTGAT TGTGCGACTGCTGATCCTGATGGCCGTAAGAGAGCCCTTCTCATTGGAGGAGGCATAGCTAACTTCACTGATGTTGCTGCCACATTCAATGGCATCATCCGGGCCTTAAGAGAGAAG GAATCCAAGTTACAGGCTTCAAGGATGCACATCTATGTTCGACGAGGTGGTCCAAATTACCAATCTGGACTGGCTAAAATGCGTAAGCTTGGTGCAGAACTCGGTGTTCCAATCGAG GTGTATGGACCAGAAGCGACGATGACTGGAATCTGCAAACAAGCAATTGAGTGCATCATGTCTGCAGCATAA